In Anaerolineales bacterium, the following are encoded in one genomic region:
- the cmk gene encoding (d)CMP kinase encodes MTRKLSIAIDGPAASGKSTLAEALAKELGYLYFDTGAMYRAVTLAALRQGIDTQDQQALAELAEQADIDLRPPSKADGRLSDVFLDGEDITWEIRTKAVDVNVSDVSAVPAVRQALGAQQRRIGLRGGVVMAGRDIGTVVLPEAELKIYLDASPEERAHRRHSELLEQGKEANYEKVLAALIERDKIDSSRAVAPLKPAEDAVMLKSDGMPREEVLDLVLKLVAERSQPEDPQSSPNYRLPLSNWIFRHIFGPIFRLLFRILCQVRLEGLENVPRKGPYIIAYNHVSNFEPPFVLAFWPYFPEAVAGADVFQRKAINLFVGGYGAIPVRRGEYDRKVIDTMLEVLASGRPLAIAPEGGRSHDPGLRPARAGVAYLMDRAGVPVVPVGISGTSDEVLKLAVRGKRPQLTMRVGPAFNLPPIAGRGEERRAARQANADLVMRHIASLLAPEHWGVYKPLEK; translated from the coding sequence ATGACGCGTAAACTCAGCATCGCCATCGACGGCCCAGCCGCATCGGGAAAATCCACCCTGGCAGAGGCCCTGGCCAAGGAATTGGGCTACCTGTACTTCGACACGGGGGCCATGTACCGCGCCGTGACCCTGGCCGCCCTGCGCCAGGGCATCGATACCCAAGACCAACAGGCCCTGGCGGAATTGGCTGAGCAGGCCGACATTGACCTGCGCCCTCCCAGCAAGGCCGACGGCCGCTTGAGCGACGTGTTTCTGGATGGCGAGGACATCACTTGGGAGATCCGCACCAAGGCCGTGGACGTCAACGTCTCGGATGTGTCGGCGGTGCCCGCCGTGCGCCAGGCGCTCGGCGCCCAGCAGCGCCGCATTGGCCTGCGCGGCGGGGTGGTGATGGCCGGCCGTGACATCGGCACCGTGGTGCTGCCTGAAGCTGAGCTGAAGATCTATTTGGACGCCTCGCCGGAAGAACGCGCCCACCGCCGCCACAGCGAGCTGCTGGAGCAGGGCAAGGAAGCCAATTACGAGAAGGTGCTGGCGGCGCTGATCGAGCGCGACAAGATCGACTCCAGCCGGGCGGTGGCGCCGCTGAAGCCAGCGGAGGACGCGGTGATGCTGAAGAGTGACGGCATGCCGCGTGAAGAAGTGCTGGATTTGGTGCTGAAGCTGGTCGCCGAGCGCAGCCAGCCAGAAGACCCGCAAAGCAGCCCCAATTACCGGTTGCCGCTGAGCAATTGGATCTTCCGCCACATCTTCGGGCCGATCTTTCGCCTGCTGTTCCGGATCTTGTGCCAGGTTCGCCTCGAAGGGCTGGAGAACGTGCCTCGCAAGGGACCTTACATCATTGCCTACAACCACGTCTCCAACTTCGAGCCGCCTTTTGTGCTGGCGTTCTGGCCGTATTTCCCCGAGGCGGTGGCCGGCGCCGATGTGTTCCAGCGTAAAGCGATCAACCTGTTCGTCGGCGGCTACGGGGCCATCCCGGTGCGGCGCGGCGAGTATGACCGCAAAGTGATCGACACCATGCTGGAGGTGCTGGCGAGCGGCCGGCCGCTGGCCATTGCTCCCGAGGGCGGGCGCAGCCACGACCCCGGCCTGCGCCCGGCCCGGGCCGGCGTGGCCTACCTGATGGACCGCGCCGGCGTGCCGGTGGTGCCGGTGGGCATCAGCGGCACCAGCGACGAAGTGCTCAAGCTGGCTGTGCGCGGCAAACGCCCGCAGCTGACCATGCGGGTCGGCCCGGCCTTCAACCTGCCGCCGATCGCGGGACGCGGCGAAGAGCGCCGGGCGGCGCGCCAAGCCAACGCCGACCTGGTGATGAGACACATCGCCAGCCTGCTGGCGCCGGAGCACTGGGGCGTGTATAAACCTTTGGAGAAATGA
- a CDS encoding HAMP domain-containing protein has protein sequence MITYFLAGFPFQRLLPPNGPLAWLAGLLLGGLLLRWLWRQPRRAAWDRAEWFWLLGLLLLTPLSILLVGLRLSSAGLLPIPALGPPPVAPLLPLLAALPWVLAVARLGSLPGAALAGLSGLLLAFWGTRSPFTTLEHAWVAAIFAAAISQTYSSRLFGWLRQPLVAAAALALLYPLFYLLTATFWASADLVTALDFALVSLAPVTLAAGLPLLVAGLALQLAQARGLLAPTPAAPQAAPNQRSLEGRLLFTLGPVVLLAFAALAALSWWSASRAAERLLNERVQSAVQVTAGSVPFLLETGQNLIAQLAGNPGLPDASSAAAQEILQNHLRAVPYFEQLFYLDTGGNSVAGLPQADLLQLPPSQAELEAVSLAIQGLGFQVVSAPANSPQSNAAQLAFVAAVRNANGQVRGVLLGRTSLASNPFAQPAVQSLRSLSSLGGQGFLLDGDGRIVLAADPGALLQPYNNRRGPAALNYSDAAPDGSRRFISYLPVTGSNWAVAAHWPARLSQQLALELVLPIGLVLLALAGLAYWLLRTSLRSVTGSLHTLMGEAKRLATGDLQAPLAVTGPDEVGRLADAFESMRLALKDRVDESRRLLSVSQGLSASLDASTHVDPILNAALASGAAAARLVLRSDSGQVSGYGLGPAARSSQGLDKQIFDLSAKQDRILLTNPARARLKAAPGTGLPQAIAAFALRQKEQYLGVLWLAYDQAQTFDPNTVQYLEALADQAGQAGLNAYQYASAQQGRQRFEAAWNAVPEPVLLTDASDKVLFANPAALQALDKPAEAVLGAALPGLLALPQGEQAAAGFEIELGSQVYLATVSELQDSRQSVGKVVYLRDLSSLRRAENARSDFLATLSHDLHEPLDQTQGYVQMLAAQGQLNEQQSSYLRKIEHNLENIARLSSNLTDIERVSGLKSLELQTFPIATLIQDVLSELTPRARQKNLDLVQHTAGTAQPLRADRTLLQRALHNLLDNAIKFSPRESVIQISNVYAGDRLTLAITDHGSGIAPLDLPQIFQAKPGAERKSSGLVIVRSVVERHGGRVWAESELGSGSTFFMELPLTPYQAAG, from the coding sequence ATGATCACTTACTTTTTGGCCGGCTTTCCCTTTCAGCGTTTGCTGCCGCCTAATGGCCCCCTGGCCTGGTTGGCCGGGCTGCTGTTGGGCGGCCTGCTGCTGCGCTGGCTGTGGCGGCAGCCGCGCCGCGCCGCCTGGGACCGGGCGGAGTGGTTTTGGCTGCTGGGCCTGCTGCTGCTGACCCCGCTATCGATCCTCCTGGTTGGCCTGCGCTTGTCCAGCGCCGGCTTGTTGCCCATTCCTGCCCTGGGACCGCCGCCGGTGGCCCCGCTGCTGCCCCTGCTGGCCGCCCTGCCCTGGGTGCTGGCGGTTGCCCGTCTGGGCAGCCTGCCCGGCGCGGCGCTGGCCGGGCTCTCCGGGTTGCTGCTGGCTTTCTGGGGCACGCGCAGCCCCTTCACCACCCTGGAACACGCCTGGGTGGCGGCTATATTTGCCGCCGCAATCAGCCAGACCTATAGCAGCCGCTTGTTCGGTTGGCTGCGCCAGCCGCTGGTGGCGGCCGCTGCCTTGGCCCTGCTCTACCCGCTGTTCTATCTCCTGACCGCCACTTTCTGGGCCTCGGCAGACCTGGTGACCGCATTGGATTTCGCCCTGGTGTCTTTGGCGCCTGTGACCCTGGCGGCCGGGCTGCCGCTGCTGGTGGCTGGGTTGGCGCTGCAGCTGGCGCAAGCCCGCGGGCTGCTGGCCCCGACACCGGCCGCCCCACAGGCGGCGCCCAACCAGCGCAGCCTGGAGGGCCGCCTGCTCTTCACGCTGGGCCCGGTGGTGCTGCTGGCCTTCGCCGCACTAGCGGCGCTGTCCTGGTGGTCGGCCAGCCGGGCCGCCGAACGCCTGCTCAACGAGCGCGTGCAGTCGGCCGTGCAGGTCACGGCCGGCAGCGTACCCTTCCTGTTGGAAACCGGGCAAAACCTGATCGCCCAGTTGGCGGGCAACCCCGGCCTGCCAGACGCCTCGTCCGCGGCAGCGCAGGAGATCCTGCAAAACCACCTGCGGGCTGTGCCGTATTTTGAGCAACTCTTTTACCTTGACACCGGCGGCAATAGCGTGGCCGGGCTGCCGCAGGCTGATCTGCTGCAGCTGCCGCCCAGCCAGGCCGAACTGGAGGCGGTAAGCCTGGCGATCCAAGGCCTGGGCTTCCAAGTGGTCAGCGCGCCCGCCAACAGCCCGCAAAGCAATGCCGCCCAATTGGCCTTCGTGGCCGCGGTGCGCAACGCCAACGGGCAGGTGCGCGGCGTGCTGTTGGGCCGCACCAGCCTGGCCTCCAACCCCTTCGCCCAGCCCGCAGTGCAAAGCCTGCGCAGCCTGTCCAGCCTGGGCGGGCAGGGCTTCCTGCTGGACGGCGATGGGCGCATTGTGCTAGCCGCCGATCCGGGCGCCCTGCTGCAGCCTTACAACAACCGGCGCGGCCCTGCGGCCCTGAACTATAGCGACGCCGCCCCGGATGGTTCGCGCCGGTTTATCAGCTATTTGCCCGTGACCGGCAGCAACTGGGCCGTGGCGGCCCACTGGCCCGCCCGCCTCAGCCAGCAGCTGGCCCTGGAGCTGGTGCTGCCGATCGGCCTGGTGCTGCTGGCGCTGGCTGGGCTGGCGTATTGGCTGCTGCGCACCAGTTTGCGCTCCGTGACCGGTTCGCTGCACACACTGATGGGCGAAGCCAAGCGTCTGGCCACGGGCGACCTGCAGGCGCCCCTGGCGGTGACCGGGCCAGACGAGGTGGGCCGCCTGGCGGATGCTTTTGAAAGCATGCGCCTGGCGCTGAAGGACCGCGTGGATGAAAGCCGGCGGTTGCTCTCGGTCAGCCAGGGGCTGAGCGCCAGCTTGGACGCCAGCACCCATGTCGACCCGATATTGAACGCGGCCCTGGCCAGCGGCGCCGCCGCGGCCCGCCTGGTGCTACGCAGCGACAGCGGTCAAGTCTCAGGCTACGGCCTGGGGCCGGCTGCCCGCAGCAGCCAGGGGCTGGACAAGCAGATCTTTGACCTGTCCGCCAAGCAAGACCGCATCCTGCTGACCAACCCAGCCCGGGCACGCCTGAAGGCGGCGCCTGGGACCGGTCTGCCGCAAGCCATCGCCGCGTTCGCTCTGCGCCAGAAAGAGCAATACCTAGGCGTGCTGTGGCTGGCCTATGACCAAGCCCAAACCTTTGACCCCAATACGGTGCAATACCTGGAAGCCCTGGCAGACCAGGCCGGCCAGGCCGGGCTGAACGCCTACCAATACGCCAGCGCCCAACAAGGCCGCCAGCGCTTCGAAGCCGCCTGGAATGCAGTGCCCGAGCCGGTGCTGCTGACCGACGCCAGCGACAAAGTGCTGTTCGCCAACCCCGCCGCCCTGCAGGCGCTGGACAAGCCGGCCGAGGCGGTGCTGGGGGCAGCCCTGCCGGGTTTGCTGGCCCTGCCGCAGGGCGAGCAGGCCGCCGCCGGCTTCGAGATCGAGCTGGGCAGCCAGGTGTACCTGGCCACGGTGTCTGAACTGCAAGACAGCCGGCAGAGCGTGGGCAAAGTGGTGTACTTGCGCGACCTGAGCAGCCTGCGCCGGGCAGAAAATGCGCGCAGCGACTTCCTGGCCACCCTGAGCCACGACCTGCATGAACCGCTGGACCAGACCCAGGGCTATGTGCAAATGCTGGCGGCTCAGGGCCAGCTCAACGAGCAGCAGAGCAGCTACCTGCGCAAGATCGAGCACAACCTGGAGAACATCGCCCGCCTCTCCAGCAACTTGACCGATATTGAGCGCGTCTCCGGCTTGAAGAGCCTGGAGCTGCAAACTTTCCCGATCGCCACCCTGATTCAGGACGTGCTGAGCGAACTGACCCCACGCGCCCGCCAAAAGAACCTGGATCTGGTGCAGCACACGGCCGGCACAGCCCAGCCGCTGAGGGCAGACCGCACGCTGCTGCAGCGCGCCCTGCACAATCTGCTGGACAATGCCATCAAGTTCAGTCCGCGTGAGAGCGTGATCCAGATCAGCAACGTATATGCCGGCGATCGGTTGACCCTGGCCATCACTGACCACGGATCCGGCATTGCGCCGCTGGACCTGCCGCAGATCTTCCAGGCCAAGCCAGGCGCCGAGCGCAAGTCTTCGGGCCTGGTGATCGTGCGCTCCGTAGTGGAGCGGCACGGCGGCCGCGTTTGGGCCGAAAGTGAACTGGGCTCCGGCAGTACTTTCTTCATGGAGCTGCCGCTGACGCCCTACCAGGCAGCCGGCTAA
- the rpoC gene encoding DNA-directed RNA polymerase subunit beta' has product METKGLRALRISLASPETIRSWSYGEVLKPETINYRRLRPEKDGLFDEAIFGPTRDWQCYCGKYKNIRYKGIVCDKCGVEVTRSSVRRERMGHIALAAPVAHVWYTRRVPSYLGLLLDISRRNLDRVLYFAQYVVTYVDEDAREKALARLAEEINDAEKEHAGSINSQIAEVKKQRDEKLAELDKRTKEIETRYDEELAAKIDPIIKEGQKLETKLQEQQGKESRAGIKFSNDAVIVQPGETVASQHIAAVQAQVKAFLEAQEKDAAENKQKELERLAVERASIKAESEMGMNQLRMTLDDKTAPEQDERVRAREELETLRHLTFMGENRYRELRTRYGQVFRADMGAEAFYDILERLDLDKLAEELWTELRTSRSKQRRRKATNRLRVVESFRRSGNRPEWMIMTVLPVIPPDLRPMVQLDGGRFATSDLNDLYRRVINRNNRLKRLLELGAPDVIVRNEKRMLQEAVDSLIDNSQRGKALSRRGRRELKSLSDLLKGKKGRFRRNLLGKRVDYSGRSVIVVGPQLKLYQCGLPKSMALELYKPFVISELVAKGYTLNVKGAKRIIDRNRPEVYEVLEEVIKQRPVLLNRAPTLHRLGIQAFEPILIEGSAIQLHPLVTTAFNADFDGDQMAVHVPLSRKAVWEARELMLSTRNLLKPADGEPIIGPSKDMVLGVYYLTMEPHALGKDEKPRVFSEMDEVDMAYQLQQVKVHTPIRLRAETWFDDQGNRLAEPETRMLDTTVGRVLFNMVLEPEIRFVNEKMGKGEIKDLIAQLLEVTGDEERTTGVADRVKDIGFKYATRSGTTIAISDITIPEEKGEIVAAAMEREEAVEEDFRRGLLTEQEQNERVIEIWQETTNKVAKAVRERMNPLGNLATMANSGATKGGFSSISQLAGMRGMMADPSGRIIPLPIRSNFREGLTTLEYFISTHGSRKGLADTALRTADAGYLTRRLVDVAQDVITIDDDCGTEEGIWIRSTDKVADQALSNRVSGRVAAQNIVDPKTGEVLVEKNQLIGHEETRRVAASAVEEVYVFSPLTCEAEQGICIKCYGMDLGRGRVVDTGAAVGIVAAQSIGEPGTQLTLRTFHTGGVAAESDITTGLPRVEELFEARRAPKGEAVVAELGGTVEVSQSERFSDMRIIRILHSAMVHDEYELPKGYRIAVEDGQKLEAGAVLASLKENDVKAENAGIVRIEDRVVYVSYEQKEVVEYEVPNTTRMLIKSGEKVEAGQALTEGSLNPHNILRIQGRDACYMYLLSEVQRVYRSQGQNIHDKHFEVIIRKMMSKVQVTRPGDTGYLPGDHVNRLDMRKKNEALIAEGREPGKFVEVLLGITKASLTTDSFLSAASFQHTIKVLAGAAIAGQEDYLTGLKENVILGKLIPAGTGHPANAHLLPPPEPRPEARVEAPLMATELDMLPNVPPIEPIDDGE; this is encoded by the coding sequence ATGGAAACCAAGGGACTGCGCGCGCTGCGCATCAGCCTGGCCTCGCCGGAGACCATCCGCAGCTGGTCGTATGGCGAAGTGCTCAAACCCGAAACGATCAACTACCGCCGCCTTCGTCCGGAGAAAGACGGCCTGTTCGATGAAGCCATCTTTGGCCCCACCCGTGACTGGCAGTGCTATTGCGGTAAGTATAAGAATATTCGCTACAAGGGTATTGTCTGCGACAAGTGCGGTGTAGAAGTCACGCGCTCGTCCGTGCGCCGTGAGCGCATGGGCCACATTGCGCTGGCTGCCCCCGTGGCCCACGTCTGGTACACCCGTCGGGTGCCCTCCTACCTCGGCCTGCTGCTGGACATCTCGCGCCGCAATCTGGACCGCGTGCTGTATTTCGCCCAGTATGTAGTCACCTATGTCGACGAAGACGCCCGTGAAAAGGCGCTGGCCCGCCTGGCCGAAGAGATCAACGACGCCGAGAAGGAACACGCCGGCTCGATCAACTCGCAGATCGCCGAAGTCAAGAAGCAGCGCGACGAAAAGCTAGCGGAGCTGGACAAGCGCACCAAGGAAATCGAAACGCGCTACGACGAAGAACTGGCCGCCAAGATCGACCCGATCATCAAAGAAGGCCAGAAACTGGAAACCAAGCTGCAAGAGCAGCAGGGCAAAGAATCACGCGCCGGGATCAAGTTCAGCAATGACGCCGTGATCGTGCAGCCGGGCGAGACCGTGGCCAGCCAGCACATTGCTGCAGTGCAGGCCCAGGTCAAAGCCTTCCTGGAAGCCCAGGAAAAAGACGCAGCCGAGAACAAGCAGAAAGAGCTGGAACGCCTGGCCGTGGAACGCGCCAGCATCAAGGCCGAAAGCGAAATGGGCATGAACCAACTGCGCATGACGCTGGACGACAAGACCGCCCCTGAGCAGGATGAGCGTGTACGTGCCCGCGAAGAGCTGGAGACGCTGCGCCACCTGACCTTTATGGGCGAGAACCGCTACCGCGAACTGCGCACACGCTATGGCCAGGTCTTCCGCGCCGACATGGGCGCCGAAGCCTTCTACGACATTTTGGAGCGCCTTGACCTGGACAAGCTGGCCGAGGAGCTGTGGACCGAGCTGCGCACCTCGCGCAGCAAGCAGCGCCGCCGCAAGGCCACCAACCGCCTGCGGGTGGTGGAGTCCTTCCGCCGCTCCGGCAATCGCCCCGAGTGGATGATCATGACCGTGCTGCCGGTGATCCCGCCGGACCTGCGCCCGATGGTGCAGTTGGATGGCGGCCGCTTCGCCACCTCGGACCTGAACGACCTTTACCGCCGCGTGATCAACCGCAACAACCGCCTCAAACGCTTGTTGGAGTTGGGCGCGCCGGACGTGATCGTGCGCAACGAAAAGCGCATGCTGCAAGAAGCAGTCGACTCGTTGATCGACAACTCGCAGCGCGGCAAGGCGCTCTCGCGCCGCGGCCGCCGCGAGCTCAAGTCGCTCAGCGACCTGCTCAAAGGCAAGAAGGGCCGCTTCCGCCGCAACCTGTTGGGCAAGCGCGTGGACTACTCCGGTCGTTCGGTGATCGTGGTCGGTCCGCAGCTGAAGCTGTACCAGTGCGGTCTGCCCAAGTCGATGGCGCTGGAACTGTACAAACCATTCGTGATCTCCGAACTGGTCGCCAAGGGCTACACTTTGAACGTCAAGGGCGCCAAGCGCATCATTGACCGCAACCGGCCGGAAGTCTACGAAGTCTTGGAAGAAGTCATCAAGCAGCGCCCGGTATTGCTGAACCGCGCGCCGACGCTGCACCGCCTGGGCATCCAGGCCTTTGAGCCGATCCTGATCGAGGGCAGCGCCATCCAGCTGCACCCGCTGGTCACCACGGCCTTCAACGCCGACTTTGACGGTGACCAGATGGCCGTGCACGTGCCGCTGTCACGCAAGGCGGTGTGGGAGGCGCGCGAGCTGATGCTCTCGACCCGCAACCTGCTGAAGCCGGCCGACGGCGAACCGATCATCGGCCCGTCCAAGGACATGGTGCTGGGTGTGTATTACCTGACCATGGAACCGCACGCACTGGGCAAGGATGAGAAACCGCGCGTCTTCTCCGAGATGGACGAAGTCGACATGGCCTACCAGCTGCAGCAGGTCAAGGTACACACCCCCATCCGCCTGCGTGCGGAAACCTGGTTTGACGACCAGGGCAACCGCCTGGCCGAGCCCGAGACGCGCATGCTGGACACTACGGTGGGCCGCGTGCTCTTCAACATGGTGTTGGAGCCGGAGATCCGCTTCGTGAATGAGAAGATGGGCAAAGGCGAGATCAAAGACCTGATCGCCCAGCTGCTGGAAGTAACCGGCGACGAAGAGCGCACCACCGGCGTGGCCGACCGTGTCAAGGACATCGGCTTCAAGTACGCCACCCGCTCCGGCACGACCATCGCCATTTCGGACATTACCATTCCGGAAGAAAAGGGCGAGATCGTGGCGGCGGCCATGGAACGCGAAGAGGCTGTGGAAGAGGACTTCCGCCGCGGCCTGCTGACCGAGCAAGAACAGAACGAGCGCGTGATCGAGATCTGGCAGGAGACCACCAACAAGGTCGCCAAGGCGGTGCGCGAACGCATGAACCCGCTGGGCAACCTGGCCACCATGGCCAACTCCGGCGCCACCAAGGGCGGCTTCAGCTCGATTTCGCAGCTGGCCGGCATGCGCGGCATGATGGCCGACCCCTCGGGGCGCATCATCCCGCTGCCGATCCGTTCCAACTTCCGCGAGGGTCTGACCACGCTGGAATACTTCATCTCCACCCACGGCTCCCGCAAGGGTCTGGCCGACACGGCGCTGCGTACAGCAGATGCCGGTTACCTGACCCGCCGCCTGGTGGACGTGGCGCAGGACGTGATCACGATCGATGATGACTGCGGCACTGAAGAAGGTATCTGGATCCGCAGCACAGACAAAGTGGCCGACCAAGCGCTGAGCAACCGCGTTTCCGGCCGAGTGGCCGCCCAGAACATCGTCGATCCGAAGACCGGCGAAGTGCTGGTGGAGAAGAACCAACTCATCGGCCACGAGGAAACCCGCCGGGTAGCCGCCTCTGCGGTGGAAGAAGTGTACGTCTTCTCCCCGCTGACCTGCGAAGCTGAGCAGGGCATCTGCATCAAGTGCTACGGCATGGACCTGGGCCGCGGCCGCGTGGTAGACACCGGCGCGGCAGTCGGCATCGTAGCGGCGCAGTCCATCGGTGAACCCGGTACGCAGCTGACGCTGCGCACCTTCCACACCGGTGGTGTGGCCGCTGAATCCGACATCACCACGGGTCTGCCGCGTGTGGAAGAGCTGTTCGAAGCCCGCCGGGCGCCGAAGGGCGAAGCGGTTGTGGCTGAGCTGGGCGGCACGGTGGAAGTTTCGCAGTCCGAGCGTTTCAGCGACATGCGCATCATCCGCATTCTGCACAGCGCCATGGTGCACGACGAATACGAGCTGCCCAAGGGCTACCGCATCGCCGTGGAAGACGGCCAGAAGCTGGAAGCCGGCGCGGTGCTGGCCTCACTCAAAGAGAACGACGTCAAAGCCGAAAATGCCGGCATTGTACGGATAGAAGACCGGGTCGTGTACGTGTCTTACGAGCAGAAAGAAGTCGTGGAATACGAAGTGCCCAACACCACGCGCATGCTGATCAAGAGCGGCGAGAAGGTGGAAGCCGGCCAGGCGCTGACCGAAGGCTCGCTGAACCCGCACAACATCCTGCGCATTCAGGGCCGCGACGCTTGCTACATGTACCTGCTTTCCGAAGTGCAGCGGGTGTACCGCTCGCAGGGCCAGAACATTCACGACAAGCACTTTGAGGTCATCATCCGCAAGATGATGTCCAAAGTGCAGGTGACCCGCCCCGGCGACACCGGTTACCTGCCGGGCGACCATGTCAACCGCCTGGACATGCGCAAGAAGAATGAAGCGCTGATCGCCGAAGGCCGTGAGCCGGGCAAGTTCGTGGAAGTGCTGCTGGGTATCACCAAAGCTTCGCTCACCACCGACTCGTTCCTCTCTGCAGCCTCCTTCCAGCACACCATCAAGGTGCTGGCGGGCGCGGCCATCGCCGGCCAGGAAGATTACCTGACCGGCCTGAAGGAGAACGTGATCCTGGGCAAACTGATCCCGGCGGGCACCGGCCACCCGGCCAACGCCCACCTGCTGCCACCGCCGGAGCCGCGCCCTGAAGCCCGGGTCGAGGCCCCGCTGATGGCCACCGAGCTGGACATGCTTCCCAATGTGCCCCCGATCGAGCCGATCGACGACGGCGAGTAG
- a CDS encoding nuclear transport factor 2 family protein encodes MQMLYGKGMYLWIIQRVERGDPNAIAELARQAGMSHVLIKITDGEYTYNVDRDTQYDRVPELVAALRQRGIQPWGWQYVYGRNPVKEAQMAIQRVRQFNLPGFVVNAEIEFKQPGMDAVAGRYMQELRKGLPSTPIALSTFRFPTMHRPFPYETFLDFCDLNMPQVYWIKSFNPAEQLLRTVREHQALRVWRPIIPTGCVYPEGTWKPTPKQIQAFMDKARELELPGVNFWEWYYARWDNSLLWNAVKDYRWDAPAVEEKPDIAIRYINAMNSNDPVKVAALYDTEGVHVSAQHTRQGPESILRWYNALLRETLPGGRFEITGQSQNGNVRTITWSAQSSNGRVLDGKDSLGLQNDHIAYHYTYFTVQKP; translated from the coding sequence ATGCAGATGTTATACGGCAAAGGAATGTACTTGTGGATCATCCAGCGCGTGGAGCGCGGCGATCCGAATGCAATTGCGGAATTGGCGCGCCAGGCGGGGATGAGCCATGTGCTGATCAAGATCACCGATGGCGAATATACCTACAACGTAGACCGTGACACCCAATACGACCGTGTCCCGGAGTTGGTGGCCGCGCTGCGGCAGCGCGGCATCCAGCCCTGGGGCTGGCAGTACGTCTATGGCCGCAACCCGGTCAAAGAAGCCCAAATGGCCATCCAACGCGTGCGGCAGTTCAACCTGCCCGGCTTCGTGGTCAATGCAGAGATAGAGTTCAAGCAGCCCGGCATGGATGCGGTCGCCGGGCGCTACATGCAGGAATTGCGCAAGGGCTTGCCCAGCACGCCGATAGCCCTGAGCACTTTTCGCTTTCCCACCATGCACCGGCCGTTCCCTTACGAGACCTTCTTGGATTTTTGCGACCTGAATATGCCCCAGGTCTACTGGATCAAATCTTTCAACCCCGCCGAGCAGCTGCTGCGCACGGTGCGTGAGCACCAGGCCTTGCGCGTCTGGCGCCCCATCATCCCTACGGGCTGCGTGTACCCCGAGGGTACCTGGAAGCCGACCCCCAAGCAGATACAGGCCTTTATGGATAAGGCGCGTGAGTTGGAGTTGCCCGGCGTCAATTTCTGGGAATGGTATTACGCCCGCTGGGACAATTCACTGCTGTGGAATGCGGTCAAAGACTATCGCTGGGATGCCCCGGCAGTGGAAGAGAAGCCGGATATCGCCATTCGCTATATTAACGCCATGAATTCCAATGATCCGGTCAAGGTGGCGGCGCTCTACGACACCGAGGGCGTGCATGTCAGCGCCCAGCACACCCGCCAGGGACCGGAGAGCATCTTGCGCTGGTACAACGCCCTGCTGCGCGAAACGCTGCCGGGCGGTCGCTTTGAGATCACCGGCCAGTCGCAGAATGGCAATGTGCGCACCATCACCTGGTCCGCCCAATCCAGCAATGGCCGCGTGCTGGACGGCAAAGATTCATTGGGCTTGCAAAACGACCACATTGCCTATCACTACACCTATTTCACGGTGCAGAAACCCTAA
- a CDS encoding HDIG domain-containing protein produces the protein MTSRQEALDIVHEFVKNEALVRHMLAVETAMRHYAGLYGEDVETWGLAGLLHDFDWEVHPTLEQHPQAGAPILRERGVPEEVVQAVLSHANHTGVPRATRLQKALYACDEITGLITAVTLVRPSKAIADVKVKSIKNKWKDRAFAAGANREEIEDGAREFGVELWEHAGNVLAAMQANAAELGLEGQPA, from the coding sequence ATGACCTCTCGCCAGGAAGCTTTGGACATCGTGCACGAGTTCGTCAAGAATGAAGCTTTGGTGCGCCACATGTTGGCGGTGGAAACTGCCATGCGCCATTACGCCGGCCTGTACGGCGAAGATGTGGAGACTTGGGGGCTGGCGGGCCTGCTGCACGACTTTGATTGGGAAGTGCATCCCACGCTGGAGCAGCACCCCCAGGCGGGCGCGCCGATCTTGCGCGAACGCGGCGTCCCTGAGGAGGTGGTGCAGGCCGTGCTCAGCCACGCCAACCACACCGGCGTGCCGCGTGCCACGCGCTTGCAGAAAGCGCTGTATGCCTGCGATGAGATTACCGGGCTGATCACCGCGGTCACCCTGGTGCGTCCTTCTAAGGCGATTGCCGACGTAAAGGTCAAATCCATCAAGAACAAATGGAAAGACCGCGCCTTTGCTGCGGGGGCCAACCGCGAAGAGATTGAGGACGGCGCCCGCGAATTTGGCGTGGAGCTTTGGGAGCATGCTGGCAATGTGCTGGCCGCCATGCAGGCCAACGCCGCCGAACTGGGCCTGGAGGGCCAGCCTGCCTGA